The following coding sequences lie in one Heyndrickxia oleronia genomic window:
- the fliS gene encoding flagellar export chaperone FliS, translating to MAVNNPYQTYQNNSITTASPGELTLMLYNGCLKFIQLAKKAMVNNNIPEKNTNIQKAQNIIQELMVTLKMDLEVAKNMMSLYDYINRRLIDANIKNEIAILDEVEGLVTEFRDTWKQVIQINRQQQFGSNSGQA from the coding sequence ATGGCAGTTAATAATCCTTATCAAACTTATCAAAACAATTCCATTACAACAGCATCTCCAGGAGAACTCACACTGATGCTATATAATGGGTGCTTAAAATTTATACAACTCGCAAAAAAAGCAATGGTAAATAATAATATTCCAGAGAAAAATACTAATATCCAAAAAGCCCAAAATATTATTCAAGAGCTAATGGTTACACTAAAAATGGATTTAGAAGTAGCTAAAAACATGATGTCACTCTATGACTATATTAATCGTAGATTAATTGATGCTAATATTAAGAACGAAATTGCCATATTGGACGAAGTAGAAGGTTTAGTAACTGAATTTCGTGATACATGGAAGCAAGTGATCCAAATAAACCGCCAACAACAATTTGGCTCAAATAGTGGACAAGCATAA